The Halobacterium sp. CBA1132 genome has a segment encoding these proteins:
- a CDS encoding TVP38/TMEM64 family protein: MKRYAAGAALTAVLVLAAVARPADALGALQSALASPWFPVLLVGLYAVRPLLGWPISVLSALVGFQYGLVAGVPIALSGAVATSLPAYAAGRYAPADGRLFGRFTDGSRRFFAATGDVRGLVAARFAPTPAEPVSAAAGAGDVTPRSFVAGTFVGELPWVVATVALGSGLDAFTMAATDVNPIIVAGSVLAAAVLLSPVAYRAWHS; encoded by the coding sequence ATGAAACGGTACGCGGCCGGCGCCGCGCTCACGGCGGTGCTCGTGCTCGCCGCCGTGGCGCGGCCGGCCGACGCGCTCGGCGCGCTACAAAGTGCGCTTGCGAGCCCGTGGTTCCCCGTGCTGCTGGTCGGCCTCTACGCTGTCCGCCCGCTGCTGGGGTGGCCCATCAGCGTGCTGTCCGCGCTCGTCGGCTTCCAGTACGGCCTCGTCGCGGGCGTGCCAATCGCGCTCAGCGGCGCGGTCGCCACGAGCCTCCCGGCGTACGCCGCGGGCCGGTATGCGCCCGCAGACGGCCGACTTTTCGGGCGCTTCACTGACGGGAGCCGCCGGTTCTTTGCTGCGACGGGCGACGTACGGGGACTGGTCGCCGCGCGGTTCGCGCCCACGCCAGCGGAGCCGGTTTCGGCCGCAGCGGGCGCCGGCGACGTGACCCCCCGGTCGTTCGTGGCCGGGACGTTCGTCGGGGAACTCCCGTGGGTCGTCGCGACTGTCGCACTCGGCAGCGGACTCGACGCGTTCACGATGGCTGCGACGGACGTGAACCCCATTATCGTCGCGGGCAGCGTACTCGCGGCCGCCGTCCTGTTGAGTCCGGTCGCGTACCGGGCGTGGCATAGTTAA